A portion of the Lolium rigidum isolate FL_2022 chromosome 1, APGP_CSIRO_Lrig_0.1, whole genome shotgun sequence genome contains these proteins:
- the LOC124683791 gene encoding acyl transferase 10-like isoform X2, whose protein sequence is MGVFAVTKVSEGPVRPSAETPSETLPLAWVDRYPTHRGLVESLHVYRDSATKPPAAVVRGALADALVHYYPFAGRIVDGVDAGRPSVLCSADGVYFVEATANCTLADVNFLERPLLLGKEQLVPYPTPELWAVEPHNSLAMIQVTTFTCGGFVIGLRTNHAVADGTGAAQFLNAVGDLARGLPEPRLKPAWGRDSFPDPDIKPGPLPELPVLALEYIAFDFPVTYIDKLKSQYAELNGGKHCSGFDIVIAKLWQCRTRAIGPAVVPGADVKLCFFASARHVLKLEPGYWGNAIFPVKVSAPAEKVAGSSVVELVGVVREAKWRMAEECLRWAEGRTGGRDPFQMTFDYESVYVSDWSKLGFSDVDYGYGTPMTAGPLVNCDLIASVIVMKAPAPLAGTRLLASCVTKEHADHFAGLMREDLV, encoded by the exons ATGGGCGTGTTCGCCGTCACCAAGGTTTCCGAGGGCCCCGTCCGCCCCTCCGCCGAGACGCCATCGGAGACGCTGCCCCTCGCCTGGGTCGACCGCTACCCGACCCACCGCGGCCTCGTGGAGTCACTGCACGTGTACCGCGACAGCGCC ACCAAGCCCCCGGCGGCGGTCGTGCGCGGCGCGCTCGCAGACGCGCTGGTGCACTACTACCCGTTCGCCGGGCGGATCGTGGACGGCGTGGACGCAGGGCGCCCCTCCGTGCTGTGCTCCGCCGACGGCGTCTACTTCGTGGAGGCCACAGCCAACTGCACGCTCGCCGACGTCAACTTCCTCGAGCGCCCGCTGCTGCTCGGCAAGGAGCAACTCGTGCCGTACCCGACGCCGGAGCTCTGGGCCGTCGAGCCGCACAACAGCCTTGCCATGATACAG GTCACAACATTTACCTGCGGTGGCTTCGTGATCGGCCTGCGCACCAACCACGCGGTGGCCGACGGCACGGGCGCGGCCCAGTTCCTGAACGCCGTCGGCGACCTCGCCCGCGGCCTCCCGGAGCCCCGCCTGAAGCCGGCCTGGGGGCGCGACAGCTTCCCAGATCCGGACATCAAGCCCGGCCCGCTGCCGGAGCTCCCCGTGCTGGCCCTGGAGTACATCGCGTTCGACTTCCCGGTCACCTACATCGACAAGCTCAAGTCGCAGTACGCCGAGCTCAACGGCGGCAAGCACTGCTCCGGCTTCGACATCGTCATCGCCAAGCTCTGGCAGTGCCGCACGCGTGCCATCGGCCCCGCCGTCGTCCCCGGGGCTGACGTCAAGCTCTGCTTCTTCGCTAGCGCCCGCCACGTGCTTAAGCTGGAGCCGGGCTACTGGGGCAACGCCATATTCCCCGTGAAGGTGTCCGCGCCGGCGGAGAAGGTCGCCGGCTCGTCGGTGGTCGAGCTCGTCGGCGTGGTCCGGGAGGCGAAGTGGCGCATGGCCGAGGAGTGCCTGCGCTGGGCCGAGGGCCGCACAGGCGGCCGCGACCCGTTCCAGATGACGTTCGACTACGAGTCGGTGTACGTGTCCGACTGGAGCAAGCTCGGGTTCTCCGACGTGGACTACGGGTACGGCACGCCCATGACCGCCGGCCCGCTGGTGAACTGCGACCTCATCGCGTCGGTCATCGTCatgaaggcgccggcgccgctcGCCGGCACGCGCCTGCTGGCCAGCTGCGTCACCAAGGAGCACGCCGACCACTTCGCCGGCCTCATGAGGGAGGACCTCGTCTGA
- the LOC124683791 gene encoding acyl transferase 10-like isoform X1, whose product MGVFAVTKVSEGPVRPSAETPSETLPLAWVDRYPTHRGLVESLHVYRDSAKTKPPAAVVRGALADALVHYYPFAGRIVDGVDAGRPSVLCSADGVYFVEATANCTLADVNFLERPLLLGKEQLVPYPTPELWAVEPHNSLAMIQVTTFTCGGFVIGLRTNHAVADGTGAAQFLNAVGDLARGLPEPRLKPAWGRDSFPDPDIKPGPLPELPVLALEYIAFDFPVTYIDKLKSQYAELNGGKHCSGFDIVIAKLWQCRTRAIGPAVVPGADVKLCFFASARHVLKLEPGYWGNAIFPVKVSAPAEKVAGSSVVELVGVVREAKWRMAEECLRWAEGRTGGRDPFQMTFDYESVYVSDWSKLGFSDVDYGYGTPMTAGPLVNCDLIASVIVMKAPAPLAGTRLLASCVTKEHADHFAGLMREDLV is encoded by the exons ATGGGCGTGTTCGCCGTCACCAAGGTTTCCGAGGGCCCCGTCCGCCCCTCCGCCGAGACGCCATCGGAGACGCTGCCCCTCGCCTGGGTCGACCGCTACCCGACCCACCGCGGCCTCGTGGAGTCACTGCACGTGTACCGCGACAGCGCC AAGACCAAGCCCCCGGCGGCGGTCGTGCGCGGCGCGCTCGCAGACGCGCTGGTGCACTACTACCCGTTCGCCGGGCGGATCGTGGACGGCGTGGACGCAGGGCGCCCCTCCGTGCTGTGCTCCGCCGACGGCGTCTACTTCGTGGAGGCCACAGCCAACTGCACGCTCGCCGACGTCAACTTCCTCGAGCGCCCGCTGCTGCTCGGCAAGGAGCAACTCGTGCCGTACCCGACGCCGGAGCTCTGGGCCGTCGAGCCGCACAACAGCCTTGCCATGATACAG GTCACAACATTTACCTGCGGTGGCTTCGTGATCGGCCTGCGCACCAACCACGCGGTGGCCGACGGCACGGGCGCGGCCCAGTTCCTGAACGCCGTCGGCGACCTCGCCCGCGGCCTCCCGGAGCCCCGCCTGAAGCCGGCCTGGGGGCGCGACAGCTTCCCAGATCCGGACATCAAGCCCGGCCCGCTGCCGGAGCTCCCCGTGCTGGCCCTGGAGTACATCGCGTTCGACTTCCCGGTCACCTACATCGACAAGCTCAAGTCGCAGTACGCCGAGCTCAACGGCGGCAAGCACTGCTCCGGCTTCGACATCGTCATCGCCAAGCTCTGGCAGTGCCGCACGCGTGCCATCGGCCCCGCCGTCGTCCCCGGGGCTGACGTCAAGCTCTGCTTCTTCGCTAGCGCCCGCCACGTGCTTAAGCTGGAGCCGGGCTACTGGGGCAACGCCATATTCCCCGTGAAGGTGTCCGCGCCGGCGGAGAAGGTCGCCGGCTCGTCGGTGGTCGAGCTCGTCGGCGTGGTCCGGGAGGCGAAGTGGCGCATGGCCGAGGAGTGCCTGCGCTGGGCCGAGGGCCGCACAGGCGGCCGCGACCCGTTCCAGATGACGTTCGACTACGAGTCGGTGTACGTGTCCGACTGGAGCAAGCTCGGGTTCTCCGACGTGGACTACGGGTACGGCACGCCCATGACCGCCGGCCCGCTGGTGAACTGCGACCTCATCGCGTCGGTCATCGTCatgaaggcgccggcgccgctcGCCGGCACGCGCCTGCTGGCCAGCTGCGTCACCAAGGAGCACGCCGACCACTTCGCCGGCCTCATGAGGGAGGACCTCGTCTGA